In Mangifera indica cultivar Alphonso chromosome 14, CATAS_Mindica_2.1, whole genome shotgun sequence, the DNA window GAAATAAAATACTTGACCAAAATGTTCAAGAAAGTCAAATCGTCAAATTTTCCAGAATTCAGAATTTTTACTAAACAGTCATTattctaagatttttaataatttatataattaaaataaaattataaaaatttgacatAAGTGAAAAGACATGATATAaagtttctaaaatatttttcaattacaaatgaaaataaatttcttaatcaaaatatttaataaatatagatatcaTACTATCCAGAAGTTCAATCCTGTAATAGACAATCCCTATTCAACGATCTTTAATAAATTCTAAACTCATCAGAACActactaaatttttataatacataataaacaaattaattaacctCTAAAATCTTTTCCAAACATAAATTAAcccaattatatttttaaaacgtTTAACCAAGACATAGTATCAGGCTGTCCAAACTTCAAAATCTTTACTTAGATAATctttattctataatttttagtaatttataaacacattaaaaaaatcacaaaattttgatgtgatttaATAGAAATATTGATGATCCTTCGAGAAAAAAATTGCAGgattgaaatttaattcaattttattttaaaaattgaacaaaatgttaatataattatcatttaaaaattcagTTTCTGATATGCAAAAacacaattttatctctaatactatgctagcaaaattaaaaatctaaatcattaataatgtaataaaagaaatcaaaatcctaaaatttaatgtaattaaataaaataaaaggaaaaattaaaactttctCAAATTTCGGGTCTCTAAGcctattttttagtataaaattatatatatatgaatatattaatatgtaattagataatattttattattaatttaaaattatctaattatatgattatatatttatgtatatatatatttatacattaaaaataaacacatgtaattttattgtaaaaaaaaaatcttacagTAAACCTGTgtactatttaaaaatattaaaatattatcgcTACCAAGGCCTGTGACCATTTATAACTCGAATCTAATTTTCAGTCTTCTTATGCAATAATTATCTCATCTAATTTCTTGCTTCCGTTACTTGCATAATTGTCCATCGTTTTCCTCTTGCCATAGCAAAAGCAATGGCCGTCGAACTATTACTCTCTGCAGCGCTTCCCGTGTTGTTTCAAAAGCTTGCGTCCTCTGAGTTTTACAACTTTTTATTTGAGGAAGGGGTTCGTTCAAAGCTGGCAAATTGGGAAAGGAAATTGGAGAAGATTGATGCTGTGCTTAGCTCTGCCGAAGAGAAGCAGCTGATGAGCCGTCCAGTGAAATTGTGGCTGGAAGATCTTCAACACCTGGCTTATGATGTGGAGGACATTCTGGAAGAGTTTGCCTATGAAGCTTCAAGGCACAGCTCTACCCCTTCCTGCTTCAAGAATTTCACTCCGCGTGCTATCAAGTTCGATTACAGCATGCAATCCAGAATAGAAGATATAACTAGCCGGTTCGAAGAGCTCTACAGAGAAAGAGCTGAACTTGGATTAATACACGAGAGTTCTGGTGGGGCATCAAGCGCCGCTGCATCAGCTGCACAGCAGAGACCATCAAGTTCAAGTCTGCCAACTGGAAAAGCTTTTCACGGAAGAGGCGACGCCAAAGAAAAAATACTTGAGATGGTCTCAAGAGATGCCAACTTTTCTGTGATAGCAATCGTGGGCATGGGAGGAATTGGCAAAACAACGCTTGCTTGTGAAGTGTATAATGACAAGAAATTGGAGGATTTCAAGTTCGAGAAAAAAATGTGGGTTTCTATCTCTGAAGATTTTGATGTTTTCAGAATCTCAAAGTCACTTCTCGAGTCCATCAACAAAAACTCTGGCAAACTAAGTACTTTAGATGCAGTGCAAAAACAACTGAAAGAGGAAGTACGTGGAAGAAAATTTTTCCTAGTCTTGGATGATGTCTGGAATGAGAACCTTAGCTCGTGGGAAACCTTGAAGTCTCCATTTATTGAAGGTGCTCCGGGaagtaaaataattgtaacTACACGCAGTAAAAAAATAGCACAGATAATGGGATCCTCTGAACCTTATGAATTAGGGCAATTATCTGATGAAGATTGTTGGCAATTGTTTATGGAGTATGCATTTGAGGGTAAAACTCCTCGTGCGCCTGAAGTGAGCGATTCACTTCgtaaaaaaattgttggaaaGAGCAGCGGCCTGCCTCTGGCTGCAAAGACTCTTGGAAGCCTTCTACGCTCCATGGAGATTGAGAAGTGGGAAAATGTACTAAACAGCAAAATATGGGACTCAGCTGATGTAGGTGGGATTCTTCCGGTGTTAAAGTTAAGTTACTACCATCTTCCTCCACATTTGAAAAGATGTTTCTCCTATTGTGCAATTTTCCCTAAAGATTATGAATTCGAGGAGATGGAACTTGGACTTCTATGGTTGGCGGAAGGTCTTATTCAACCATTAAATCAACACCTAGATTTGGCAGGTGAGTATTTTCGTGATTTATGTTCAAGGTCACTTTTTCAAAAGTCAACCAGTTataattctaaatatataatgCATGACCTTGTACATGATCTAGCTCAATCGATTTCTGGAGAAGTTTGTTTTAGGCTTGATGAGGGAGCTAATACTAAGTCaccaaaaacatttgaaaagaCTCGTCGCCTTTCTTATACAGCTAAAGGATGTAGTGGAAAAGATTTTTTGAAGGACttggaaaaatttaaaagacTCAGAACATTCTTTCCAGTATTCAAGAATTCTTATTCGAAACATTTTCTATGTGCAATGGTTCTTTTTGATGTGTTGCCACAGTTGAAGAAGTTGAGAGTATTGTCTTTAGAAAGGTACCAGATCACTTATTTGCCTGATTCAATTGGAGATCTGATGCATTTAAGGTATTTAAACTTTTCTTCATCAAGGATCAAAATTTTGCCTGAGTCAATAAGCCAATTATTGAACTTGCAAACTTTGATATTAAAAGATTGTTCTTATCTCAAGAAGTTACCTTCTAAGATGAGATGTTTGACTAATCTATATCATCTTGATATAAGTGGTACGGATTCATTAGAAGAGATGCCATCCAGAATGAAGGAATTGAAAAATCTCCGAatgttatctaattttatagtGGGCAAAGAATTGAGTTCCAATTTGGAAGATTTGAAAagcttaaattttcttaaaggTGAGCTTCACATTTTAAAGTTAGAGAATGCAAATAATGTAAAGCAATTAGGTGGGCTAATATTAAATAgcaaaaaagatttaaaagtGTTGATATTAGAGTGGAAGTCTCCATTTGATGATTTAcgagaagaggaaaaagaaaaaaatgttcttGACATGTTGAAACCTCATAGCAATCTACAAGAATTGACAATTAGATACTATGGTGGTTTAGAATTTCCATCTTGGCTAAGCACTTTGTCATCACTTTTTAAATTGACAGTCCTTAGGTtagaaaattgtgaaaaatgcACAAGCTTGCCTTCACTAAGCCCATTGAGCTCACTTAAAGAGTTACAAATCGAAGGGATGCCGAAACTGGAAAGAATAGACATGCAAAGTTCTGACAATTCATTGGAGATTATTTATTTGGAGAATTTACAAAATTGTCAATGTTTGGACACCAAAGGGGAAAATGAGAATGGTGGAAGATTCCCAAATCTTCATAAGCTCTCCATTATTGATTGTCCTAAACTTACTGTAGAATTGTCTGATCATCTTCCTTCACTGAAAGTACTTTACATTGAAAAGTGTGCAAAATGGATGGTTTCATTCTCAAGTTTTCCAAAGCTCACCAAATTAAGAGTTTTTAATTGTCTATCACATTTACAACATTTGGAGGATATCAGTTCTACTTCTCTTGAGTCTTTGTGGATTACAAAGTGCAAAGTTCTCACATGTCTATCGTTACCTATGACACTCAAAGATCTTTTGATTGGTTCATGTGAAGATCTCACAACATTGTCAATACATGGAAAACTTGAATGCCTCCAGATTTGGAATTGTCAAAAGCTGAAGTCAATAGAAGTGGCAATTCACAATAGTCCGTCTCTTAAAACGATTGGTTTAGATGGTCTTCAAAATCTTGAATCGTTCAGCATACAGAATCTTACTAGTCTTCTAGACTTAACCATAAGAAATAGTTCAGTGTCATTGCGGATAGAAGATTTTCCAACCAGCATGAGCAATCTCAATATCATGGGAAGTGTGGAAATGAGTAAGGCATTAATTAATTGGGGATTGCACAAATTCACCTCTCTTAAAAGTCTTTCCATCAATGGATTTGAAGATCTGCAGCTGAGTCTACAGGAGGACCAACAAACGCCCCTTCCTCTTGAATCTTTGGCCATCTCTAATTTGGCATCATTCAGATCTATTTCAGACTTAGACAAACTCACCTCTCTTAAGAGTTTGGATATTCTGCTTTCAAATCTCAACTCAATTCCAGACCTAGGAGGCGACTCCTCCCTTGAAAAATTGAGTATTACTAATTGCACAGAGCTCGAATCAGTTGCATGCTTGAGAAATCTTACTTCTCTTCAAACcttggtgattttgaattgcCCAAAGCTCAAATCCTTGCCAAAACCGCCACCCTCACTTCTGGAATTAGAGATTGAGAATTCCTTCCTTGAAGAATTGAGTATTACTAATTGCACAGGGCTCAAATCAGTTGCATGCTTGAGAAATCGTACTTCTCTTCAAACCTTGGTGATTTCGAATTGCCCAAAGCTCAAATCCTTGCCAAAGCCGCCACCCTCTCTTCTGGAATTAGAGATTGAGAACTCCTCCCTTGAAAAATTGCGTATTACTAAATGCACAGAGCTCAAATCAGTTGCATACTTGAGAAATCTTACTTCTCTTCAAACCTTGATGATTTCCAAATGCCCAAAGCTCAAATCCTTGCCAAAGCCGCCATCCTCACTTCCGGAATTAGAGATTGAGAACTCCTCCCTTGAAGAATTGCGTATTACTGAATGCAGAGAGCTCAAATCAGTTGCATGCTTGAGAAATCTTACTTCTCTTCAAACCTTGGTGATTTCCAATTGCCCAAAGCTCAAATCCTTGCCAAAGCTGCCACCCTCACTTCTGGAATTAGAGATTAAGGAATGTTCATCGCTACAAAAACATTGGAGGAGAGGTAAAGGGAAGTACTGCTCAAAGATAGCTCACATCCCTAGAGTTGAAATCGATAGAAAATTAATCTTCAATTCAAAGGAGGAAGAAATAgagttgaattaattgaattcaaagCATGGAGTCAGATAATCATCTCTGTTTCATTCAAGGTTTGTCGTTTTATCCGTAGTTTTTTATATTGACAAAGTAATTTTTATCCTCTATCTCAAGTTACTCTTGTTTAACTTGCCAGATGATCATCAACGAGACAATCACAGTGGCATTTTGGCCAGGTAGTTTCAGCATCTTGTATTTATTACATTAACTTCAATAATATACCTTGCAAAGTTGAAAAGATTTTGTTACATAAtgttattatgtatatatatatatattcgctTAAGTTCCCTCATAATCTTTGGTTACCAGACTTGGGTTTCTTTTAAGATGATCAGTCCATTTTGTTGTTGAGGTGGATTGAAAGTGACTACGATTCAAAGATGCAAAATTTAATCCTCCAACTTCATGTAAGCAAAATTTGTAACATTTTgcactaaattttttaataattgatgatAGCAAATCATTTCAATTTCTCACATCTATTGTACATTTTGCTTCTGGTGTGTTATATATGGAGTCTGTCAAGTCTCAAGCTCAAATTACGAAACTCGGATTTGCAATTCTAATGGATGCATCTGTTAACTAAGGTGAACATATTTGCTTAGCTCTTCATTATAGCTTCAAGAAAGGCAGATTCAActttttgatttgaaatttgtcaACTGAATCAATCTTTATTTCCTCATACGTGAATAAAACAATACAGGGCCATACAATGCAATGATTGAAGGATAAGGTAAGCACACTAAGAATTAATCATATTTGTAATAaggtattttattttcttaagcAATTTCATTCAGCAAGATGAAGGtgttgttttattgttattgctAAATTGATTTGTCAGCAAGATGGAGTTAATTACCTTGAAGTTGATATGTTATCCTCTCCTCACTTAAGCATAACCAGTCAAAAGCATTTGATGTTCGCCAGCT includes these proteins:
- the LOC123195451 gene encoding putative disease resistance RPP13-like protein 1, translating into MAVELLLSAALPVLFQKLASSEFYNFLFEEGVRSKLANWERKLEKIDAVLSSAEEKQLMSRPVKLWLEDLQHLAYDVEDILEEFAYEASRHSSTPSCFKNFTPRAIKFDYSMQSRIEDITSRFEELYRERAELGLIHESSGGASSAAASAAQQRPSSSSLPTGKAFHGRGDAKEKILEMVSRDANFSVIAIVGMGGIGKTTLACEVYNDKKLEDFKFEKKMWVSISEDFDVFRISKSLLESINKNSGKLSTLDAVQKQLKEEVRGRKFFLVLDDVWNENLSSWETLKSPFIEGAPGSKIIVTTRSKKIAQIMGSSEPYELGQLSDEDCWQLFMEYAFEGKTPRAPEVSDSLRKKIVGKSSGLPLAAKTLGSLLRSMEIEKWENVLNSKIWDSADVGGILPVLKLSYYHLPPHLKRCFSYCAIFPKDYEFEEMELGLLWLAEGLIQPLNQHLDLAGEYFRDLCSRSLFQKSTSYNSKYIMHDLVHDLAQSISGEVCFRLDEGANTKSPKTFEKTRRLSYTAKGCSGKDFLKDLEKFKRLRTFFPVFKNSYSKHFLCAMVLFDVLPQLKKLRVLSLERYQITYLPDSIGDLMHLRYLNFSSSRIKILPESISQLLNLQTLILKDCSYLKKLPSKMRCLTNLYHLDISGTDSLEEMPSRMKELKNLRMLSNFIVGKELSSNLEDLKSLNFLKGELHILKLENANNVKQLGGLILNSKKDLKVLILEWKSPFDDLREEEKEKNVLDMLKPHSNLQELTIRYYGGLEFPSWLSTLSSLFKLTVLRLENCEKCTSLPSLSPLSSLKELQIEGMPKLERIDMQSSDNSLEIIYLENLQNCQCLDTKGENENGGRFPNLHKLSIIDCPKLTVELSDHLPSLKVLYIEKCAKWMVSFSSFPKLTKLRVFNCLSHLQHLEDISSTSLESLWITKCKVLTCLSLPMTLKDLLIGSCEDLTTLSIHGKLECLQIWNCQKLKSIEVAIHNSPSLKTIGLDGLQNLESFSIQNLTSLLDLTIRNSSVSLRIEDFPTSMSNLNIMGSVEMSKALINWGLHKFTSLKSLSINGFEDLQLSLQEDQQTPLPLESLAISNLASFRSISDLDKLTSLKSLDILLSNLNSIPDLGGDSSLEKLSITNCTELESVACLRNLTSLQTLVILNCPKLKSLPKPPPSLLELEIENSFLEELSITNCTGLKSVACLRNRTSLQTLVISNCPKLKSLPKPPPSLLELEIENSSLEKLRITKCTELKSVAYLRNLTSLQTLMISKCPKLKSLPKPPSSLPELEIENSSLEELRITECRELKSVACLRNLTSLQTLVISNCPKLKSLPKLPPSLLELEIKECSSLQKHWRRGKGKYCSKIAHIPRVEIDRKLIFNSKEEEIELN